Proteins from a genomic interval of Rosa chinensis cultivar Old Blush chromosome 2, RchiOBHm-V2, whole genome shotgun sequence:
- the LOC112186841 gene encoding uncharacterized protein LOC112186841 produces the protein MSNEPRLDFQILDSTGSDYHSWKTDVENHLTSKGILPIIQAPNAGLVFQRTPIKHAQAIILMRRHMDKALRLEYMSIKDARDLWVALEGRFDNIQDSLLPDLKVQWNNLRFSDFKSVAEYNSEALRLSAMLKFCEKPLTEEELIEKTLSTFPVAAIILSKQYRTEYNAGRLTKFNELINILSVDEKHDNILVKNYNSRPVGTKSVREANYNAPKKGRKGRYPTNKGHVYPNKGHDGRMGPYNRPNKEGNRNFGAGTRGGKSTRGRGEYNNTMGRGGRIIRRGSSSNNPPREYPQRAPQIKKVNHNDVCHRCGSIEHWFKQCQASTQLAARYKAYREMREQEAHLAEEDDGEDVILTIKDFKAENEEHEDAADFD, from the coding sequence atgtcgaatgaacctagactcgatttTCAAATCCTTGACTCAACTGGTTCGGATTACCATAGTTGGAAaaccgacgttgagaaccatctcacatcaaaagggatattgcccataatccaggcaccaaaCGCGGGCCTTGTGTTCCAACGAACACCCATAAAACATGCACAAgcaattatcttgatgcgacgccatatggacaaagcactcagattggagtatatgtccaTCAAAGATGCAAGGgacctatgggtagcgctagaagggCGCTTTGATAATATCCAAGactccctcctccctgacttgaaggttcaatggaacaatttacgcttctccgacttcaagtctgttgctgaatacaattcagaagctcttcggctAAGTGCCATGCTGAAGTTCTGTGAAAAACCTCTCACAGaagaagagctaattgagaagactctctccaccttccccgtcgcagcaattatactatcaaagcaatatcgcaccGAATATAATGCTGGACGACTTACGAAGTTCAATGAGCTTATCAATATTTTGTCGGTAGAtgagaagcacgacaatatccttgtaaagaattataattcaaggcccgtaGGAACCAAAAGCGTtcgtgaggcgaattataatgcacccaagaaAGGGCGCAAGGGGCGGTACCCTACTAATAAGGGGCATGTATACCCTAACAAGGGACATGACGGACGCATGGGTCCATACAACCGCCCCAATAAAGAAGGAAACCGTAACTTTGGAGCGGGCACACGTGGTGGCAaatccacacgtgggagaggagaaTATAACAACACCatgggccgtggaggtcgcATAATACGCCGTGGTAGTAGCAGCAACAACCCGcctagggaatatccacaacgtgcacctcaaataAAGAAAGTCAACCACAATGACGTGTGTCATAGGTGTGGATCAATcgagcattggtttaagcaatgCCAAGCAAGTACACAACTAGCTGCACGCTACAAGGCGTACAGAGaaatgagggagcaagaagctcaccttgctgaagaagatgatggtgaaGATGTAATTCTCACCATAaaagacttcaaagctgaaaatgaagagcacgaggatgccgcagactttgattaa